The nucleotide sequence AACACGCCGCCACGGCACCGCCGGACGACTACCACGCCACCGTCGGCGCCCTCAAAAAGCTCATCCGCGGCACCTTGTTCACCCCCCGCGAACCCATCCGCCCCCCCCGCCCCGAACTGACCCGACACCGCGGCCGGACCCCGTTCTCCCCACCCCGGCCCGGACCGCGAACGCGCCACGGGGCCCGCGTCCTGCGGATAGTCGCCCCACCCGGCCCGCGCCTAGTCTCTGCGGGATGACACGCGAGGCATCCGCGACCGGCGGGACCGGGAGGCTGCGCCGCCACACGGGTGGCCGCCGCCATGTGGCGAAGGTCAAGATGAACGACGCCGAGCACGACCTGGTCCGCGAGCGTGCCGCGAGCCTGGGAGTGAGTGTGCCGCGGCTCCTGGTCGAGGCGGGGTCCGCCGCCGATGTCGTGACCGCCACCGAACGGCACGCCCTGTACGCCGAGTTGCTGGCGCTGCGGCGACTCCTCGCCGAACTCGCCCGGACACCGCGCTCCGCCGCGCCGACACCGGGCGGCGACGAGGACCGCGCGATCGCCGACGCGTGCCGACGCGTCGAGGAGGTGCTCGCGGGGCTGGCCTCCCCCCTCGGACTCACCGCGCCAGACGTCCCGTGATCGCACGGGTCAGCCCGCGCAGCCGACGCCACGACGACATGGGCCAGCTCGTCGCCTACCTGTTCGGACCCGGCCGGGCGAACGAGCACACGGACCCGCGGGTGGTGGCCTGCTCCGAAGCCGTCGAGCCCGACCTCCCGCCCCCCGCGCTGGCCGCCCGACTGGAAGCCCCCGCGAAGCTGTTCGACACCCGGGTGAGCGGCGGGTCGGTCTGGCACACCGCGTTGTCGAACGCCCCCGGCGACCGCGTGCTCGCGGACGCCGAATGGGGGTTCGCGGCCCGGCGGCTCGTCGACAGCCTCGGATTCGGCGGCGCCGACGGCACCGCGCCGTGCCGCTGGGCGGCCGTCCGCCACGGCGTGTCGGCGCGCGGCAACGACCACATCCACGTCGTGGTGAGCCTGGTCCGCGAGGACGGCACGGTCGCGAGCGTCTGGCAGGACCGCGTCGCCGCGGCACGCGTGTGCGCCGCCTTGGAGGACCGGTTCGGGCTCGCCCGGGTCGAGGGCCGCAGGCACGGCGGCGGCATGCCCGGGTACACCCGCGCCGAAGCGGAGCAAGCGGCCCGCCGGGGCCGCACCGAACCGGAACGTCCCGCCCTCGCCCGCCGCGTGCGGGCCGCCGCGGTCGCGGGCGCCGACGAGGCCGACTTCGTCCACCGGCTGCGCGCCTCCGGCGTCCTCGTCCGGGCCCGGCGCCCGGACCCCGGCGCCGCCGCCGAGGGCTACGCGGTCGCCCTGCCGTCCCCCGACGGCACCGACCCCGTGTGGTTCGGCGGCGGACGGCTCGCCGCCGACCTCACGCTGCCGCGGCTGCGCCGCCACTGGCCGGACGCCGACCACCACGCCGCGGCGCACGCCTGGGACGAACCCGCGCCGCACGCCGCCCTACCCGCCCCGCCGGACGCCTGGACGACCGCCGCCCGCACGGCCGCCGCCGCGGTCGCACGCCTGGCCGCCGACCCCGCGCTGTGGCCCGAGACGGCCCGCCAACTCGCGGGCACACTCGCCGTGTTGGCCGCCGGCGAGCACCAGGCCGCCGCCTTCGCCCGCGCCGCGGACCGCGCCGCCCGATCGGCGCCGATGGCGTTACCGGTAACGGCGCCCGCCGGGCCCGACCCGATCGGGCTTGCGGCCGTCGCCCGCGCCGTGGCCGAAACGCCCGCCACGGCGGCCGACCGGGCCGCCCGCGCCGCGCTGGTGGAGCACCTCGCCGGTCTCCTCGGGGCCGGCGCCGCCGCGGAACGCCGCGCGGGCAAGCCGCGACAGGCACGCGCGTTGACGCAGGCCGCGGCTGACCTGCGTGCAGCCCGCGGTGCTTAGCATCACCCCGGGCAGCGATCACACATACCTGGTCAACCAGGTCGGCCGCGGCGCCGAGCACTACCTGATGCGGACCGTCGGCATGGTCGGGGAGCCCCCCGGCGTCTGGTGGGGCGCGGGAGCCCGGGCACTCGGGCTCACCGGCGAGGTCGACGCCCGCGTCATGGCCAAGCCGTACGGCGACATGGTGCATCCGGCGACCGGCTTGCCGATGGGCAGCCGCCCCGCCGTCTCCCGCCCGCTCGGCGAACGGCTGGCCCGGGCCCTGGACGAACTGCCGCCCGACGCCACGCCCGAGGAGCGCCGCGCCACCGAGCAACGCGTCCGCTCGACGCAGCGCCGCAACGTCAAATACTTCGACCTGACGTTCTCCGCGCCCAAGAGCTGGTCGGTCCTGCACGCCGGATTCCAGGCCCGGGCCCTGCGCGCCGCCGAAGACGGCGACGACGTCTGGGCGCGGCGCTGGGAGGAGGCCGCCGACCAAGTGTGGGCGGCACAAATGGAGGGCGTGCGCGCGGCACTGGCGTTCCTCCAGGACGAAGCGGGCTACAGCCGCGCCGGCCGCAACGGGGTCCGCCGGGTCACCGCCCGCGAGTGGACCGTGGCGATGTTCCGCCAGCACACGTCGCGCAGCGAGGAACCGCAGATGCACGTCCACTGCGCGGTGCTCAACCGGGTGTGGACCACCGAACGCGACCCCGCCACCGGCCAAGTCGCCGGGAAATGGCGCACCCTCGACGGCAAGGCGCTCTTCGCGCTGCGCCGCGAGGCCGGAGTCGTCTACGAGCGCGTCGCGGGGGAGGCGCTGTACCGCGACATCGGCGCCCGGTCGGCCCTGCGCCCGGACGGCAAGGCGCGCGAGATCCTCGGGATCAGCAGGCTGCTGTGCGACATGTTCTCCGGCCGCCGCAAGGCCATCGTGGCCGACGTCGCGTCCCGGATCGCCGCCTATGAACGCCTGTACGGGCAGCCGCCGTCCGCGTACCGCAAGGTGTGCATGGCCCGGGACGCGAGCCTGCGCACCCGCACGCCCAAGAAGCGGGCCGGCACGGCCCGCGCCGACCTGGTCGACCGCTGGCACGAGGCCACCGCGAAGCTCCGCGACACCCTGGTGGCGCAACCCGACGGCGTGTTCCGGGCGGCTGCCGCGGCCGGGGCGGAACCCGAGCCGTACGACCGCATGGAGGTCGTCGCGGAGGCGCTGCGCCGCGCCCAGGCCGAGAAAGCCGTCTTCACCCGCGCCGACGTCATGGTGCACATCGACCGGCTGCTGCCCGACTGCCTCGGCGGCCTCGACGCGGACGGCGTGCGGACGCTCCTCGGCGGACTCACCGACGAGGCGATGACCCAGTGGCAGCGGGAAGCGCACCCGGAACGCCCCGACGTCGTCCTGCTCGCCAAACCGGAACTCGTCCCGGTGCCGGCGGAACTCACCGTCGACGACGGCCTGTCCGCGTATTCGCGCACCTACCGGGCCCCGTACACCACCGACGGCCACCTGGCCGCGGAAACCGACGTCATGGAAGCCGCGCGGGGCCCGGCGGACGCGCCGACCGTGCCCGACGACATCGTCGACGGCATCATCGCCGCGTCCCGCCTCGCGGCCACGCAGGCCGCCGCGGTCCGCGACATCGCCACCTCCGGCCGCCGCGTCGACGTCCTGGTCGGCCCCGCGGGCACCGGGAAAAGCCACACCGTGGCCCGGATATCGCGGGCGTGGCAGGCGGCCGGAGGCGCGGTCCTCGGCCTCGCGGTCGGCCAGCGCCAGGCCAACGTGCTGGCCGAGGAAGGCGTCCCGACCACCGACAACATCCGCATGTTCCGCACCGCCAACGCGCGGATCGCCGCGGGCGGACAGGTCCCCGACGCGGACCGCTACGTGCTGCGCCCCGGCCAGCTGGTGATCGTCGACGAGGCGGCCACCTGCGCCACCGACGACCTCGTGGAAATCCTCCGGCTCGCCCGGGCCGCCGGGGCGAAGGTCCTGCTCACCGGCGACTTCGCGCAGACCACCGCGATCGGCGCCGGCGGCATGTTCGGACACCTGGCCGCGACGTTCCCGCACACCCACACACTCGCGGAGGTCCACCGCTTCCACGCGGCCTGGGAACGCGTCGCCGGCCTGCGCCTGCGCCTGGGCGACGCCGCCGTGCTCGACGACTACGACACCCGCAACCGCCTGCACGGCGGCACCGGCGAGGCCATGAAGCAGGCCGCGTGCCGGGCCTGGCTCACCGACGACCACGCGGGACGCAGCAGCGCCCTGATCGCCACCACGAACCGCGAGGCGTCGGAGCTGTCCGGGCGGGTGCGCGCGGAGCTGGTGCGGCGCGGCCGGGTGGAGGCCCAAGGGGTGGCACTGCGCGACGGCAACCTCGCGGGCATCGGCGACCGGGTCCAACTCCGGGCCGGGGACCGCGGCCTGACCACCGCCGACAAGAGGCACTGGGCCGCCAACCGCGACATCGTCACCGTGCGCCGCCGCGGTCCCGACGGGTCCCTGGAGGTCGCGTACCCCGACGGGGCGACGATGACCCTGCCGCGCGAATACGTCGCCGGGCACGTCGAACTCGCGTACGCCGGAACGATCCACGCCATCCAGGCCGCCACGGTGGACACCGCCCACGCCCTCGTGGACCCGCGGATGAGCCGCGAACAGCTGTACGTCGCGCTCAGCCGCGGGCGCCACGCCAACCACGCGTACGTCGCCACCGACGAACCCGGCGTGCCCGCCGCCGAACGACGCGATCACTGGGCCGTCCTCACCGCGGTGCTGCGCCGCAGCGAAGAGGAGGCCACCGCGCTGCGGGTCATGCGGGACGAAATGGACCGCGCCGATTCCCTCGCCGAACTCGGCCCGATATGGACCGACTTGGTGGAGTCCCACTACGCCGCACGGCACGGCCGCGCACTCACCGACGCGCTGGGCGATGCGACGTGGCGGGAGATGGCCGCCGAGGACGCGTACGGCGCCCTGCTGTGCCTGGCCCGACAAGGCGAGGAACGCGGCCACGACGTCGCGGCCTTGCTCCGGACCGCGGTCGCCTCGGGACCGCTCGACGACGCGCGCAGCCTCTCCGCCGTCCTGCACTGGCGACTCACCGGACTCATGGACCGCGCCGAAACATGGCGCGCCGCGGGCGAGGAAGCGGCCGTCGCCGCCGAACACGCCGCCGGGCTCGGCACGGAACCCGAACTGCGCGCCCGGCGTGCCGCGGCCCGCCGCGCCGACGATCGGCGCCGCGCCGGGTATTGCGCGCGTACCCCGCACATCGACGGCCCGGTCGGCGAATACGCCCGGCAGATCGCGGCGTTCATGGACGCTCGGGTGACCGCCCTCGGCCTGCGCGCGGCGGCCGATCCGCCCGAGTGGCTGGTGACCGCCCTCGGGCCCGTCCCCGACGACCCGGTCGCCCGGGCGGCGTGGGGCGACGCGGCCGGCGCGGCTGCCGCCTACCGCGAACGCGCCGGCTACGAGCACCCGTCCGACGCGATCG is from Yinghuangia sp. ASG 101 and encodes:
- a CDS encoding plasmid mobilization protein, with translation MTREASATGGTGRLRRHTGGRRHVAKVKMNDAEHDLVRERAASLGVSVPRLLVEAGSAADVVTATERHALYAELLALRRLLAELARTPRSAAPTPGGDEDRAIADACRRVEEVLAGLASPLGLTAPDVP
- a CDS encoding relaxase/mobilization nuclease domain-containing protein, which produces MIARVSPRSRRHDDMGQLVAYLFGPGRANEHTDPRVVACSEAVEPDLPPPALAARLEAPAKLFDTRVSGGSVWHTALSNAPGDRVLADAEWGFAARRLVDSLGFGGADGTAPCRWAAVRHGVSARGNDHIHVVVSLVREDGTVASVWQDRVAAARVCAALEDRFGLARVEGRRHGGGMPGYTRAEAEQAARRGRTEPERPALARRVRAAAVAGADEADFVHRLRASGVLVRARRPDPGAAAEGYAVALPSPDGTDPVWFGGGRLAADLTLPRLRRHWPDADHHAAAHAWDEPAPHAALPAPPDAWTTAARTAAAAVARLAADPALWPETARQLAGTLAVLAAGEHQAAAFARAADRAARSAPMALPVTAPAGPDPIGLAAVARAVAETPATAADRAARAALVEHLAGLLGAGAAAERRAGKPRQARALTQAAADLRAARGA
- the mobF gene encoding MobF family relaxase; translated protein: MLSITPGSDHTYLVNQVGRGAEHYLMRTVGMVGEPPGVWWGAGARALGLTGEVDARVMAKPYGDMVHPATGLPMGSRPAVSRPLGERLARALDELPPDATPEERRATEQRVRSTQRRNVKYFDLTFSAPKSWSVLHAGFQARALRAAEDGDDVWARRWEEAADQVWAAQMEGVRAALAFLQDEAGYSRAGRNGVRRVTAREWTVAMFRQHTSRSEEPQMHVHCAVLNRVWTTERDPATGQVAGKWRTLDGKALFALRREAGVVYERVAGEALYRDIGARSALRPDGKAREILGISRLLCDMFSGRRKAIVADVASRIAAYERLYGQPPSAYRKVCMARDASLRTRTPKKRAGTARADLVDRWHEATAKLRDTLVAQPDGVFRAAAAAGAEPEPYDRMEVVAEALRRAQAEKAVFTRADVMVHIDRLLPDCLGGLDADGVRTLLGGLTDEAMTQWQREAHPERPDVVLLAKPELVPVPAELTVDDGLSAYSRTYRAPYTTDGHLAAETDVMEAARGPADAPTVPDDIVDGIIAASRLAATQAAAVRDIATSGRRVDVLVGPAGTGKSHTVARISRAWQAAGGAVLGLAVGQRQANVLAEEGVPTTDNIRMFRTANARIAAGGQVPDADRYVLRPGQLVIVDEAATCATDDLVEILRLARAAGAKVLLTGDFAQTTAIGAGGMFGHLAATFPHTHTLAEVHRFHAAWERVAGLRLRLGDAAVLDDYDTRNRLHGGTGEAMKQAACRAWLTDDHAGRSSALIATTNREASELSGRVRAELVRRGRVEAQGVALRDGNLAGIGDRVQLRAGDRGLTTADKRHWAANRDIVTVRRRGPDGSLEVAYPDGATMTLPREYVAGHVELAYAGTIHAIQAATVDTAHALVDPRMSREQLYVALSRGRHANHAYVATDEPGVPAAERRDHWAVLTAVLRRSEEEATALRVMRDEMDRADSLAELGPIWTDLVESHYAARHGRALTDALGDATWREMAAEDAYGALLCLARQGEERGHDVAALLRTAVASGPLDDARSLSAVLHWRLTGLMDRAETWRAAGEEAAVAAEHAAGLGTEPELRARRAAARRADDRRRAGYCARTPHIDGPVGEYARQIAAFMDARVTALGLRAAADPPEWLVTALGPVPDDPVARAAWGDAAGAAAAYRERAGYEHPSDAIGPRPSPGAVDKRAAWVRAADALGIDDPGRALEGASDTRLREYRDRWARELTWAPPFVADRLRRAHAENEGLRDDGVELSLRLTRTKDRARRAVLRDRLAESERRRHELERRLRHLEQVHAARGRWAAATSEARDRARAADEILAHRHPDTEAREAAPASPDPGTPANLRQARRAAARAVRVIDTGTSPLTPTATPAPAQGLRLTKQLRMSP